The window GCCAACGATGGACTGTATTTTCCTGGGTGGTATCATTGGGATCTCCTCTACCACTATTATCATCCGTGCTTTTGATGAGCTGGGCGTAAAAACACAGAAATTTGCAGGCGCTGTATTGGGCATATTGGTGGTAGAAGACCTGGTAGCCGTGTTACTGATGGTATTGTTGTCAACGATTGCCGTGAGCCAGACTTTTGCCGGTGGGGAGATGTTGCAATCTGTTATGAAATTGCTTTTCTTTCTTTGTTTATGGTTCCTCTCCGGTATTTTCCTGTTGCCCACTTTCTTTAAATGGGCAAAACGATTGATCAATGATGAAACCTTATTGGTCATATCGCTGGGCCTGTGCCTGTTGATGGTAGTGGTAGCTACCCGTACAGGGTTTTCAGCCCCGTTGGGCGCCTTTATCATGGGCTCCATCCTGGCAGAAACTACCCAGGCGGAAAAAATTGAACACATCGTAAAACCGGTAAAAGACCTGTTTGGCGCTATATTCTTTGTATCGGTAGGTTTGCTGATCGTTCCGGCCGACCTGGTGAAATATGCTATCCCGGTGGGGATACTTACTGTAGTGGTGATCCTGGGAAAAACGGTCAGTGTTACCATTGGTTCCTTAATATCCGGGCAGCCGTTGAAGCAATCGCTGCAGGTTGGCATGAGTTTGTCGCAGATTGGTGAGTTCTCCTTTATAATAGCCAAGCTGGGGTTGGCACTGAATGTTACCAGTGATTACCTCAACCCAGTGGCGGTAGGGGTTTCGGTCATTACTGCTTTCACTACGCCTTACATGATAAAGCTGGCAGATCCCATGTACCACTTCCTGGAAAAAAAATTGCCTTTAAAATGGCGCACCGCCATTAACCAGTACAGTACGGGCGCCCAAACCATACAGGCAGAGAGCGACTGGAAGGTGGTGTTGCGATCATACCTCACTGTAATGCTCGTCAATGGAGTAATTTCTGTGGCCATCATTCTCTTGTCTGAACGGCTTTTGCTCCCTTTAATACAAAATTATGCGAATAACGGAGCGGCTTCCGCCATCATTACCTGTTTTATTACCCTCATCGCAATAGCTCCTTTCCTGTGGGCCCTTGCCATCAGAAGGATCCATTCCTTTGCTTATGCCAATTTATGGTTGGATAAAAAATACAATCATGGTCCGCTGGTATTACTGGAAGTAGTGCGCAACCTGCTATTGATCGTACTGGTAGGCTTCCTGGTCGACAGGCTCTTCAGCGCTATGATCGCTGTATTGGCCGTATTGCCCGTCATAGTGGTGGTATTGCTCATATTTTCCAGGCGGTTGCAATCCTTTTATTCACGCATTGAAAAACGCTTCTTATCCAACCTCCATGAAAGGGAAAATACGGCAGCACAGGGTTCGCGCGATCTTTCTCCCTGGGATGCGCACCTGGCTTACTTTACCATTCCTGCTGAATCGCCGGTGATCGGACAAACACTCCTGCAACTGGAATGGCGCGAACGGTATGGCGTAAATGTGGCTTCTGTAGAACGTGGTAAAAGGACTATCTATGCCCCTTCGCGTGATGTGATGATACATCCGCATGACAGGATAGCGGTGATCGGTACGGATGTGCAATTGGAAACTTTCAGGATCGTCATAGAGGTGGAATCGGAGGAAGTTGACCCCACACCGCATAAAGATGATATTATCCTCAATAAATTGATCGTAGATAATCATACCGATCTTCGCGGTAAATCCATCCGCGAGTCTGGCATCCGGGAAATAGCGCATGGCCTGGTAGTAGGCATTGAGCGGAATGGAGAACGTATCCTGAACCCCGATTCTGCCACCGTATTTGAGTGGGATGATGTGGTATGGGTGGTCGGTGAGCGCAGACTTATACAGAAGCTGGTGAAGGAGTAGGCATCAAGGCAAAGAGGAGCAAGTGGTAAATGACGAGTGGCAAGTGGTGCTGATTAGTTGGCGAGGTACACCAGAAGCCCACTAGCTACTTACCACTTGCCACTCGCCTTTTAATACTCAAACTTCCGCAGCTTCGGCGCCTTGAACCACATGGCCAGTACAACCAGTAAGGTCATAGAGCCGCCAAAGATCACTGAGGGTACAATGCCCATTAGCTTGGCGGCAACACCGCTTTCAACACTGCCGATCTCATTCGAGGAATTGATGAACATGGAATTCACGGAAGATACCCGTCCGCGCATATGGTCCGGCGTCTTTAACTGGAGGATCGTTCCCCGTACCACCACACTAATGCCGTCCATGGCGCCGCTCACCAGCAGCGCTACAAAAGAAAGCCAGTATATTTTCGACAGGCCAAAAGTGATAATGCACAAGCCATATCCTGCCACTACATACAACAGGATAAGCCCCTGCTTACGGCGCAGCGGGTAAAAAGTAAGCGCGAGGATCACGGCCATCGAGCCTATATCTGCGGCCGCATTCAGCCAGCCAAAACCAATCGAGCCTACATGCAGTATCTTCCCGGCGAAAAAAGGAATAATAGCTGTTACGCCGCCAAACAACACGGCCAGCATATCAAGCGTAAAAGCGCCCAGTAATTCCTTCGTGGCAAATACATACCGCAATCCCTCCTTCACGCTCTCCCAGGTCTTTTGCTCTGTATTCACATGCAGGTTGGGTTTGGGCTTGATACGCCATATGCTGAAGGCGGCAATCATCAGGTAACCAATAATGATCAGGAAAGAAACCGTATAACCAGCATACGCTACCAGCAGCCCGGCAGAGCCATGCCCCAGTACAGAGGCTGTCAGCCAGGTGGTGGAGCTCCAGGTAACAGCATTGGGCAAAACATCTTTAGGGACCAGTTGTGCCAGAATAGAACTGGCGGAAGGCCCCGTGAAGCTGCGTATAATACCGGTGCAGAAAATGATCAGGTAAATACCATATTGCACAAACCTTTTACCCAGATCATGTTCAACGCCGGGACGGGTAATAAAAAGCAGGCCCACCACACACAGCAGGTACAATACAATGCTAAGGAGCAACAGGGAACGTTTATCGCTTTTATCTACGACATGCCCGGAGTACAGGGCCAGTGAAATGGCAGGAATGGCTTCAGACAAGCCTACCATCGCAATCAGCAGGGGATCATCGGTGAGCAGGTACATCTTCCACAATACCAGCGTAGTCACCATACGCATGCCCATAATAAAGAAGAAACGTTGTGAAATGTAGTAGCGGAACTCCTTGATACGAACGGATGCAAACGGACTGTTGTGGCTTTGAAGATCAGTATCCATGGCCGCAAAAATAAAGGATTCCATGCATTGACAGTCTGAGCCTGTCGAAGGCGGTTAACAACTAATCTTCCCGCCTTCCCGTCTTACCGGCTAAGCCTATGGCAACGTAAGATAACGCTGGCCATAATCATGGTCTTTCTCCAGTGCGTCAATGATCACCTGCAGGTGCTTTTCATTGCCCAGGAAATCGGCATTGCTGGCATCTACAAACAACGTTTTAAGATTGTGTTGCTTGATATAATTGGTGTAGGTCTCTTGTATCTTAAACAGGTATTCATCGGGAATAGCCTGCTCATAAGAGCGGTTGCGTTTCCGGATATTCTGTTGCAGCTTATTCACGGGCGAATGCAGGTAGATCAGGATCTCCGGTTGGGGTATCTGCTGGTGAATGATCTCAAACAACTTCTGGTACAGGCGAAACTCCTCTTCGGGCAGGTTTACCTTGGCAAAAAGCAGGCATTTCGTAAACAGGTAATCAGTGATCGTTATACTCTGGAACAGGTCTTTCGTATGGATCAGTTCTTTCAGTTGCTTATAACGCTCGGCCATAAAGAACAACTCCAGCGGAAAAGCATACTGGCTGGGATTCTCATAAAACTTCGAGAGGAAAGGGTTATCCGCAAAGGCTTCCAGGATCAGGCGGGCATTGTATCGTTTGGCCAGTAAGTGCGCTAAGGTGGTTTTACCCGCCCCTATATTGCCTTCTATTGTTATAAAGTGATAATTCATAATGTATGGGAACTCAGGAGTCAGACCTCCAAAATAAAGGAAATGACTACATACATATTGGGTGTGAACATAATTTGTGGAAAAAATAAAGTCAGAAGCCTGAAGTCGGAAGTCTGAAGCTGGAATAAAGAGCATGAACTCCGAAGATCAGGATCTTCAGACCTCGGGCTTCAGACTTCAGACCACCGCTTCACTTCCAGCATATCCGGGCACTCCTGCAATAACTGATCAACACTTTTCTTCAATACCGGGTGTACCAACCCGGGGGCTATCTCCTGCAAGGGTGTCAATGCAAAACGGCGGTTCTGTACTTCCGGGTGGGGAACGGTCAGTGCCGGATCGTTAATAATAGCATCATTAAAAAATAATATATCAATATCAATAATGCGTGGCCCATACCTTTCCTGCCGCACCCGGCCAAGCAATACCTCTGTTTGCAGGATCTGTTGCAGTAAATGCGTGGGAGTAAAAGAAGTGCTCAACAAAAGCGCCTGGTTCAGGAAGGCCTGCTGATCTGTTTTGCCCCAGGCTGCCGTTTCATAAATAGCGGATTGCCGCACAACATGGCCGCCGCAGCTTTGGTCAATGGCGGTTACAGCCTGCCGCAGGTTTTCCCGCCTGTCGCCTACATTGCCGCCTATCAGTAAATACACATTATTCATATATTGCAGTCTGTCAAAGGGTCAAATATCTTTGAATTTTGTATAAAACCAAGTTGTTGATGAATAGCTTTTTCAAAATATTCTTTGCTTCACTGGCCGCCTTATTCCTGTTCACGATCATGGTGTTCTTCATGGCCCTGGGATTCTTGTCGGGACTGGCAACTCCGGAAAAAGAAGAAACAGGGGCCAGGGCCGTACTCGTACTCGACCTCTCACAGCCTTTCCAGGAGATCAAGATAGAGAATCCGCTCGCCGGCCTGGGGGGTGGCGAACGACACAGCATACCTGCTTTATATGACGTAGTGCGCCTCATCCGCGAGGCAAAAAGCGATTCCTCCGTAAAAGGCATTTACATCAAAAGTGGGATAAACGTGAATGGCTTTGCCGCCAGTGATGAGATCCGCAATGCCCTGCTGGACTTCAAATCAGGCGGTAAGTTCATCTATGCTTATGCCGATGTGATTACACAGGGCGCCTACCACGTAGCCAATGTAGCCAATAAAATATATTGTAACCCGAAAGGGGGGGTAGACTGGCGGGGATTTTCCATGCAGATGGTATACCTGAAAGGTACTTTGGAGAAACTGGAAATAGAACCACAGATCTTTTATGCCGGTAAATTCAAGAGCGCTACCGAGCCTTTCCGTGAAGATAAAATGACAGACGCCAACCGGCTGCAAACAGGCGTGATCCTGAATGACCTGTATGGACATTTCCTTTCACAAACAGCCGATACCCGTAAGATCGATACGGCTACCCTGCACCAATATGCCAATGAAAACCTTATCCAGTATGCAGCAGATGCCCTGAAATATAAACTGGTAGACGGGCTTAAATATGATGATGAAGTACAGGGCGAGATCAAGGACAGGTTGAAAGTGGACAAATTTGATAAGATCAACTTCATCAGCCTGGGTAAATATGCACAGGCGGTAGAGTATAAACAAAAAGGCAAAGAAAAGATCGCTGTCATTTATGCCCAGGGCGATATCGTTGACGGAAAGGGCGACCAGGAAAGGATCGGCGGGGAAACCTACCGCAACCTCATCCGCAAAGCCCGCCTGGACAAAGAAGTAAAGGCCATCGTTATCCGCATCAATTCAGGCGGAGGTAGCGCCATGGCCAGCGAGAACATCTGGCGCGAACTGACAGTGGCCCGGAAAGATAAACCCGTCATCGTGAGTTTTGGTGATGTGGCAGCCTCCGGTGGTTACTATCTTGCCTGTAATGCCGACAGCATTTTTGCACAGCCCAATACCATTACCGGTTCTATTGGCGTATTTATGATGCTGCCCAATTTGCAGAACTTCTTTAAAGACAAGATGGGCATGACCTTCGACGGTGTGAAAACCTCCCCCGATGCGGACCTGTTCACCGTGACCAAACCACTGACCCCCGCACAAAGGCAATATTTACAGAACGAGGTAGACACCATTTACCACAGCTTCAAGGAGCGGGTGGCTGATGGCCGCAAAATGTCTATTGAATTCGTAGACAGCATAGGGCAGGGGCGTGTCTGGAGCGGTACCCGTGCCCTGGAACTGGGACTGGTAGATCGTTTGGGCGGTCTCGATGCGGCTATTGCCAGCGCTGCCCGCATGGCAAAGCTCACCGACTATGGCCTGAAAGAGTTCCCGGAACCACTCAACATATTCGATAGGATCTTTGGCGATTACCAGCAAAATGCCAAACAATCTGCCATCAAAGAAGAACTAGGCCCCGAAGGAATGAAAACCTACAATACGCTCAAACGTGCAAGAGGTATGATAGGCATATCACAGGCCAGGCTGCCTT of the Paraflavitalea devenefica genome contains:
- a CDS encoding cation:proton antiporter domain-containing protein; translated protein: MSHSKLIEDLALILAIAGVTTLLFKKLKQPVVLGYILAGLLVSPNFSLLPNVSDLEGVKDWAEIGIVFLLFSLGLEFSFKKLVKVGGIAGITGIFEVSCMIGLGYLTGRLMGWPTMDCIFLGGIIGISSTTIIIRAFDELGVKTQKFAGAVLGILVVEDLVAVLLMVLLSTIAVSQTFAGGEMLQSVMKLLFFLCLWFLSGIFLLPTFFKWAKRLINDETLLVISLGLCLLMVVVATRTGFSAPLGAFIMGSILAETTQAEKIEHIVKPVKDLFGAIFFVSVGLLIVPADLVKYAIPVGILTVVVILGKTVSVTIGSLISGQPLKQSLQVGMSLSQIGEFSFIIAKLGLALNVTSDYLNPVAVGVSVITAFTTPYMIKLADPMYHFLEKKLPLKWRTAINQYSTGAQTIQAESDWKVVLRSYLTVMLVNGVISVAIILLSERLLLPLIQNYANNGAASAIITCFITLIAIAPFLWALAIRRIHSFAYANLWLDKKYNHGPLVLLEVVRNLLLIVLVGFLVDRLFSAMIAVLAVLPVIVVVLLIFSRRLQSFYSRIEKRFLSNLHERENTAAQGSRDLSPWDAHLAYFTIPAESPVIGQTLLQLEWRERYGVNVASVERGKRTIYAPSRDVMIHPHDRIAVIGTDVQLETFRIVIEVESEEVDPTPHKDDIILNKLIVDNHTDLRGKSIRESGIREIAHGLVVGIERNGERILNPDSATVFEWDDVVWVVGERRLIQKLVKE
- a CDS encoding MFS transporter yields the protein MESFIFAAMDTDLQSHNSPFASVRIKEFRYYISQRFFFIMGMRMVTTLVLWKMYLLTDDPLLIAMVGLSEAIPAISLALYSGHVVDKSDKRSLLLLSIVLYLLCVVGLLFITRPGVEHDLGKRFVQYGIYLIIFCTGIIRSFTGPSASSILAQLVPKDVLPNAVTWSSTTWLTASVLGHGSAGLLVAYAGYTVSFLIIIGYLMIAAFSIWRIKPKPNLHVNTEQKTWESVKEGLRYVFATKELLGAFTLDMLAVLFGGVTAIIPFFAGKILHVGSIGFGWLNAAADIGSMAVILALTFYPLRRKQGLILLYVVAGYGLCIITFGLSKIYWLSFVALLVSGAMDGISVVVRGTILQLKTPDHMRGRVSSVNSMFINSSNEIGSVESGVAAKLMGIVPSVIFGGSMTLLVVLAMWFKAPKLRKFEY
- a CDS encoding deoxynucleoside kinase yields the protein MNYHFITIEGNIGAGKTTLAHLLAKRYNARLILEAFADNPFLSKFYENPSQYAFPLELFFMAERYKQLKELIHTKDLFQSITITDYLFTKCLLFAKVNLPEEEFRLYQKLFEIIHQQIPQPEILIYLHSPVNKLQQNIRKRNRSYEQAIPDEYLFKIQETYTNYIKQHNLKTLFVDASNADFLGNEKHLQVIIDALEKDHDYGQRYLTLP
- the folK gene encoding 2-amino-4-hydroxy-6-hydroxymethyldihydropteridine diphosphokinase; its protein translation is MNNVYLLIGGNVGDRRENLRQAVTAIDQSCGGHVVRQSAIYETAAWGKTDQQAFLNQALLLSTSFTPTHLLQQILQTEVLLGRVRQERYGPRIIDIDILFFNDAIINDPALTVPHPEVQNRRFALTPLQEIAPGLVHPVLKKSVDQLLQECPDMLEVKRWSEV
- the sppA gene encoding signal peptide peptidase SppA, producing the protein MNSFFKIFFASLAALFLFTIMVFFMALGFLSGLATPEKEETGARAVLVLDLSQPFQEIKIENPLAGLGGGERHSIPALYDVVRLIREAKSDSSVKGIYIKSGINVNGFAASDEIRNALLDFKSGGKFIYAYADVITQGAYHVANVANKIYCNPKGGVDWRGFSMQMVYLKGTLEKLEIEPQIFYAGKFKSATEPFREDKMTDANRLQTGVILNDLYGHFLSQTADTRKIDTATLHQYANENLIQYAADALKYKLVDGLKYDDEVQGEIKDRLKVDKFDKINFISLGKYAQAVEYKQKGKEKIAVIYAQGDIVDGKGDQERIGGETYRNLIRKARLDKEVKAIVIRINSGGGSAMASENIWRELTVARKDKPVIVSFGDVAASGGYYLACNADSIFAQPNTITGSIGVFMMLPNLQNFFKDKMGMTFDGVKTSPDADLFTVTKPLTPAQRQYLQNEVDTIYHSFKERVADGRKMSIEFVDSIGQGRVWSGTRALELGLVDRLGGLDAAIASAARMAKLTDYGLKEFPEPLNIFDRIFGDYQQNAKQSAIKEELGPEGMKTYNTLKRARGMIGISQARLPFDFTIN